A part of Microbulbifer sp. MI-G genomic DNA contains:
- a CDS encoding PA3496 family putative envelope integrity protein codes for MSAHVIEKYIDFDAVDIPEIATEVLKRATCHPPRDARRMVEDKLEEMRLRRELMEYDFES; via the coding sequence ATGAGCGCTCATGTTATCGAAAAGTACATAGATTTTGATGCTGTGGATATTCCAGAAATTGCCACTGAGGTATTAAAGCGGGCCACTTGCCATCCCCCGCGTGATGCGCGTCGAATGGTGGAGGATAAACTGGAAGAAATGCGTCTGAGGCGTGAATTAATGGAGTATGACTTCGAAAGTTAA
- the ccmB gene encoding heme exporter protein CcmB, with translation MSSVDTQSLVSGVRTAPDFATFLRIEMLLTLRQRADIANSLLFFVSVLALLPLGLGPEPELLAKLAPGMIWVMALLATMLSQENLLRSDFEDGTLEQLILLPQPLYFAVLAKSLVHWMAMGLPLALLSPLLALMLNLPGEGYLCLFVSLLMGTASLSLIGAIGAALTVAVRRPGLLLALIVMPLYVPVLIFGTGAVQAAIDGYAYSAQLAMLAALLASAAALAPLAAAFAVRISLDN, from the coding sequence ATGTCTTCAGTTGATACCCAATCACTGGTAAGTGGCGTGCGCACTGCACCGGACTTTGCAACGTTCTTACGAATTGAGATGTTGCTGACACTGCGCCAGCGGGCAGACATCGCCAACTCCCTGTTGTTTTTTGTCTCGGTGCTTGCCCTTCTGCCTCTCGGGCTCGGACCCGAGCCAGAGCTGCTGGCAAAACTGGCCCCCGGCATGATCTGGGTGATGGCTCTGCTCGCGACCATGCTGTCCCAGGAGAATTTGCTGCGCAGTGACTTCGAGGACGGGACTCTCGAGCAACTAATTCTGCTGCCTCAACCCCTGTACTTTGCCGTACTGGCGAAATCTCTGGTGCACTGGATGGCTATGGGCCTGCCGCTGGCACTGTTGTCGCCGTTGCTGGCACTGATGTTGAATCTGCCCGGGGAAGGGTATCTATGCCTGTTTGTCTCGCTGTTGATGGGCACCGCCAGTCTGAGTCTAATCGGCGCTATAGGGGCTGCGTTGACGGTGGCTGTGCGACGCCCTGGTTTGCTGCTAGCGCTTATTGTTATGCCGCTTTATGTGCCCGTGCTAATCTTCGGCACCGGTGCGGTGCAAGCGGCTATCGATGGCTATGCCTACAGCGCGCAGCTGGCGATGCTGGCCGCTCTGCTGGCCTCGGCAGCAGCACTGGCTCCTTTGGCCGCTGCGTTCGCAGTGCGTATCAGCCTGGATAATTGA
- a CDS encoding 2OG-Fe(II) oxygenase: MTSLTANASHWLDTNALTGKDTQINLQPFPFFVARNILNREMMSAFLEAFPHLKGAGYLPHEKEQCGAAINTLIEQFTDPEFANAIGRNLGIEELSQYPTYASISRTLKKRHGRIHTDGKSKVATALLYLNPEWTLDGNGCLRFLNCIDDFEDTVVPEVRPAYGTLVAFKRADNSFHGHLPFEGQRLVIQIAWLVSAADKERKAKRGRLSHILKRILGWFSGKQSVDGKDGATPM, translated from the coding sequence ATGACTAGTCTCACTGCAAATGCCAGCCACTGGCTCGATACCAACGCTCTAACTGGCAAAGATACCCAAATCAATCTTCAGCCTTTCCCGTTTTTTGTTGCCAGGAATATTCTAAACAGGGAGATGATGTCGGCATTTCTGGAGGCTTTTCCCCATCTCAAAGGTGCCGGCTACCTCCCCCATGAGAAAGAACAGTGTGGAGCTGCCATTAATACCCTGATTGAGCAATTCACCGATCCGGAGTTTGCCAACGCCATTGGAAGAAACCTGGGTATTGAAGAGCTATCACAATACCCCACCTATGCCTCCATCAGCCGTACATTGAAAAAGCGCCACGGCAGAATACATACCGATGGCAAGTCGAAAGTTGCCACCGCCCTGCTCTACCTCAATCCTGAGTGGACCCTTGATGGCAATGGCTGTCTGCGATTTCTCAACTGCATTGATGACTTTGAGGACACCGTCGTTCCGGAAGTTAGACCTGCATACGGCACTCTGGTCGCTTTTAAACGTGCAGACAACTCTTTTCATGGCCACCTTCCGTTTGAAGGCCAGCGCCTGGTGATCCAGATCGCGTGGCTGGTCAGTGCGGCCGACAAGGAGCGCAAAGCCAAACGAGGAAGACTGTCCCATATACTGAAGCGGATACTGGGATGGTTTAGCGGCAAGCAGAGTGTAGATGGGAAAGACGGTGCCACACCAATGTAA
- a CDS encoding cytochrome c oxidase subunit 3 produces the protein MEVTTAVNSPSTNPGDTPGALHKDPDVVIFGFWVFMMSDLIFFGVVFAIYITMIGATAGGPGPKELFDFGSLFAQTMLLLTSSLTVGIATVTMKHQRSQTSFLFWVVVTLVLGLGFLALELYDFSGMAAKGGVPQRSGYLSAFFGLVPLHGLHVTFGCLWMLVLIAQIWRVGMVDIIKLRFLRLALFWHFLDLIWIGIFSVVYFGGWVYG, from the coding sequence ATGGAAGTAACTACTGCAGTCAATAGCCCGAGCACGAACCCGGGAGATACTCCAGGGGCGTTGCACAAAGACCCGGATGTAGTCATCTTCGGGTTTTGGGTTTTTATGATGAGCGATCTGATTTTTTTCGGGGTCGTCTTCGCCATTTATATCACTATGATCGGTGCCACGGCCGGGGGGCCCGGTCCGAAGGAATTGTTCGATTTTGGCAGCTTGTTTGCTCAAACCATGTTGCTGCTTACCAGCAGCCTTACGGTGGGTATTGCCACTGTTACCATGAAACACCAGCGTAGCCAAACCAGTTTTTTATTCTGGGTGGTGGTGACCCTGGTTCTGGGACTCGGCTTTCTGGCTTTGGAACTCTACGATTTTTCGGGAATGGCCGCAAAAGGGGGGGTACCACAGCGTAGTGGTTATCTGTCCGCCTTTTTTGGTCTTGTGCCCCTGCACGGGCTACATGTCACTTTCGGGTGCCTGTGGATGCTGGTGCTGATTGCCCAGATATGGCGCGTGGGAATGGTGGATATCATAAAGCTGCGTTTTTTGCGCCTGGCACTGTTTTGGCATTTTCTGGACTTGATCTGGATCGGGATCTTTTCGGTAGTCTATTTTGGCGGGTGGGTATATGGCTGA
- a CDS encoding adenylate/guanylate cyclase domain-containing protein, giving the protein MQNQHEGDTGRNINPHYATYFRTLVCFAAAGTLVNVNADGWSPPWQVDKLLSAGMVVLLVTYCAVAQYILCRVQALKAQKARRFLTFIDTVLIGITIALANFSMLPSLLFVTVVQLNALTLGGGRNWFEHNTGLLVGVAAGYLIHRPTLLINADLTISTVSLIGILAYLCAYAFFTQRQISLLESANCALTTEQRVNKVRSYKLSKYLPKRLWRSVTMGNEQALTTQRKLLSVFFSDIKDFSQLTEELEAETFTLLLNNYLSEMARIAGQYGGTIDKFIGDAVMVVFGDDESNGPKSDALRCVAMALAMRKRVREMKQEWYNKGISRPLQVRMGINTGYCTVGVFGTANYQSYTVMGTHVNLASRLEGAAQPGEILISHETWAMIKHTVMCRDKGHITVKGISTPVKVYQVTDLRKNLGGQQSYLEEHAPGFSMHLDLDKIRNYDKEKVLQSLQKATSSLKSKVII; this is encoded by the coding sequence ATGCAGAACCAGCACGAAGGTGACACAGGGCGGAATATCAACCCCCACTACGCTACCTATTTTCGCACCCTGGTCTGTTTCGCGGCAGCGGGTACTCTGGTCAATGTCAATGCAGATGGCTGGTCCCCTCCCTGGCAGGTAGACAAGCTGCTCAGTGCGGGTATGGTGGTGTTACTAGTCACTTACTGCGCCGTCGCCCAGTATATTCTCTGCCGGGTCCAGGCTTTGAAAGCTCAAAAGGCCCGCCGTTTCCTAACCTTCATCGATACAGTGTTGATTGGCATCACCATTGCCCTGGCCAACTTCAGCATGCTCCCATCCCTGCTGTTTGTTACAGTTGTACAACTGAATGCCCTCACCTTGGGTGGTGGGCGCAATTGGTTTGAGCATAATACCGGTCTGCTTGTGGGCGTTGCTGCCGGTTACCTAATACACAGACCGACACTGCTGATCAATGCCGATCTCACCATCAGCACCGTGAGCCTCATCGGGATTTTGGCTTACCTGTGCGCCTACGCCTTTTTCACCCAGCGACAGATCAGCCTGCTTGAGAGCGCTAACTGCGCCCTGACAACCGAACAGCGGGTTAACAAGGTGCGCTCCTACAAATTATCTAAATACCTGCCCAAACGACTGTGGCGGTCTGTCACCATGGGCAACGAGCAGGCACTGACCACCCAGAGAAAGCTACTGAGCGTTTTCTTCTCTGATATCAAGGATTTTAGTCAGCTTACCGAAGAACTGGAAGCGGAAACCTTCACGCTTCTGCTCAACAACTATCTCTCTGAAATGGCCCGTATCGCGGGTCAATACGGCGGCACCATTGATAAGTTTATCGGCGATGCGGTGATGGTGGTATTTGGAGACGACGAAAGTAATGGGCCAAAATCCGATGCATTGCGCTGTGTGGCCATGGCCCTGGCAATGCGCAAGCGTGTGCGCGAAATGAAACAGGAGTGGTACAATAAAGGGATCTCGCGTCCCTTGCAGGTGAGAATGGGCATCAATACCGGCTATTGCACCGTGGGCGTTTTTGGTACTGCCAACTACCAGTCCTATACAGTGATGGGCACGCATGTAAACCTAGCTTCGCGCCTTGAAGGTGCGGCCCAGCCCGGGGAAATCCTGATCAGCCACGAGACCTGGGCCATGATTAAGCACACGGTCATGTGTCGTGACAAAGGGCATATCACCGTAAAGGGAATCAGCACCCCAGTAAAGGTCTACCAGGTTACCGATCTGCGCAAAAATCTTGGTGGTCAGCAGAGCTATCTGGAAGAACATGCACCCGGCTTCTCCATGCATCTGGATCTAGACAAAATTCGCAATTATGACAAGGAAAAAGTATTGCAGTCTTTGCAAAAAGCAACTTCCAGCCTGAAGAGCAAAGTAATTATTTAA
- a CDS encoding cytochrome c oxidase subunit II yields the protein MDWKVEAPTGFLQLSNRAPVWGFFHLPGPTFVLLLLLPCLLSPAQTFAAETFLVPLGPIAQEQKTHFLWVIALTMVAVFPVFILLPVILIKYRRKKGRGIYAPKWESYGPLELMMWGVPFMVILVLSSMLWRATSRLDPYQAVEGVLPPIQMQVVGLDWKWLFIYPDLGIATVGEMVIPVNTPVSMILTSDTVMQSFLIAALAGQIYVMPGMTTKLNFIASKIGETEGENTQFTGKGFADQKFEVLVRSEEDFQAWSQQVRAVGIELDTATYHRLAERSTRRKAHSELATTQMPARAIYFTLSNKQLFRDIVMRYHSGKPLSIEEQPGTEKFGRGGDAVRDTQP from the coding sequence ATGGACTGGAAAGTTGAAGCGCCTACGGGATTTTTGCAGCTGAGTAACCGGGCGCCGGTGTGGGGCTTCTTCCATTTGCCCGGACCCACGTTTGTATTGTTGCTGTTACTACCTTGCTTATTGAGCCCCGCTCAAACCTTTGCAGCCGAGACTTTTCTGGTGCCTCTAGGGCCTATCGCTCAGGAACAGAAAACACATTTTCTGTGGGTTATAGCCCTGACTATGGTGGCGGTCTTTCCGGTGTTTATCCTGTTGCCGGTGATACTGATCAAGTACCGCCGCAAGAAAGGGCGCGGTATCTATGCGCCTAAGTGGGAGTCTTACGGTCCGCTGGAGCTGATGATGTGGGGTGTCCCTTTTATGGTGATATTGGTCCTGTCTTCCATGCTCTGGCGCGCCACCAGCCGCTTAGATCCCTACCAGGCGGTTGAAGGGGTTCTACCGCCTATACAGATGCAGGTGGTGGGGCTGGACTGGAAATGGCTTTTCATCTACCCCGACCTGGGTATCGCAACAGTTGGGGAGATGGTGATCCCGGTTAATACCCCGGTATCCATGATCTTGACCAGCGATACGGTAATGCAGTCATTTCTGATCGCCGCTCTCGCTGGACAAATCTATGTCATGCCGGGTATGACCACCAAGCTCAATTTTATTGCTTCGAAGATTGGGGAAACCGAGGGGGAAAACACCCAGTTCACGGGAAAGGGATTTGCCGATCAAAAATTTGAAGTGTTGGTGAGGAGCGAAGAGGATTTCCAAGCCTGGTCGCAACAGGTGCGCGCTGTAGGTATTGAACTAGATACCGCTACCTATCACCGTTTGGCTGAGCGATCAACTCGTCGCAAGGCGCATAGTGAATTGGCCACGACGCAAATGCCTGCCAGGGCCATTTATTTTACCCTGTCCAATAAACAGCTTTTCCGGGATATTGTGATGCGCTATCACTCTGGTAAACCGCTCAGTATTGAGGAGCAGCCCGGTACGGAAAAATTTGGCCGGGGCGGGGATGCTGTAAGGGATACGCAGCCATGA
- the cyoD gene encoding cytochrome o ubiquinol oxidase subunit IV, giving the protein MAEKSGFATHLRAYLTGYVLSVVLTLAAFAAVLSAGPDNKRVLLLVGLLGVAQLVVQLKYFLHATTQKEQRENLALVLFSTLILLIIVLGTVWIMGNLAVRMHTAL; this is encoded by the coding sequence ATGGCTGAAAAATCCGGGTTTGCAACCCATTTGCGTGCCTATCTGACAGGTTATGTATTGTCTGTAGTGTTAACACTCGCCGCCTTCGCAGCAGTGCTCTCTGCCGGTCCGGATAATAAGCGTGTTTTGTTGCTGGTAGGGTTGCTGGGGGTGGCACAGCTGGTTGTGCAGCTCAAATACTTCCTGCATGCCACTACGCAAAAAGAACAGCGTGAAAATCTGGCGCTGGTACTGTTCTCAACTCTGATCCTGCTAATTATTGTTCTGGGTACAGTGTGGATTATGGGCAACTTGGCTGTGCGCATGCATACAGCCCTTTAA
- a CDS encoding cbb3-type cytochrome c oxidase subunit I has translation MNSVDHGWLGKLNWDSIVFSSFLHNPSVSEAVASAAGSIVIFATLATLGLMTWYRVWGTLWSEWLTSTDHKKIGIMYIVFALVMLARGLLEGMVMRAQQAAAPDGFLYADHFAQLFSTHGTIMVFFVAVPFLVGIINYVMPLQIGARDVAFPVLNQLSLAVTVSSGLLMMVSLVVGEFSTGGWSAYPPYTGADFSPGVGPDYWIWAIVFSGAGTTLTGINFTVTILKCRCPGMRPFRMPMFCWTALCSSILMIFALPPLSVAALMLGLDRYLDFHFFTNDLGGNMMNYANLFWLFGHPEVYLLVLPAYGVFSEVFSTFSAKRLYGYKSLVFATASIAVLSFTVWLHHFFTMGQSPTINIVFGIATMLIAVPTGVKVYDWMATMYRGRIRFTAPMIYAIGFLILFVIGGLTGVILANPTVDFQVHNTLFLVAHFHNVLIPGVLFGLLAGYNYWFPKAFGFRLNDKLGRLSAFLWIAGFMMTFFPLYGAGLLGMPRRSFSYMDLTFKPFMVVAFIGAMVILAALITIVVQLIVSVRNRNQNRVPVGDPWDGRSLEWSIPAPAPSYNFAQLPRVTERDAFTEAKEQGYAYQPPKVYRDIELPKNNPLGFILCVASGVLMFALVWYIWWLALVSALVILSAVIASSFRWESERVILASELQSDTERWLGLVKRSQAVDRDLENTPQNTGYAKLEH, from the coding sequence ATGAATAGTGTCGATCACGGCTGGCTGGGAAAATTGAACTGGGATTCAATCGTTTTCAGCAGCTTCCTGCACAATCCCTCGGTGAGTGAGGCTGTTGCCAGCGCCGCCGGTAGTATTGTCATTTTTGCCACACTCGCCACGCTTGGATTGATGACCTGGTATCGGGTCTGGGGCACTCTCTGGTCCGAATGGTTGACCAGTACGGATCATAAAAAAATTGGCATCATGTATATAGTGTTTGCTTTGGTGATGCTGGCTCGCGGTCTGCTGGAAGGCATGGTGATGCGGGCGCAACAGGCCGCAGCACCAGACGGATTTCTCTATGCGGACCACTTTGCCCAGTTGTTTAGTACCCATGGCACCATTATGGTGTTTTTCGTAGCCGTTCCATTCCTAGTGGGTATTATCAACTATGTGATGCCACTTCAAATTGGTGCCCGCGATGTCGCTTTTCCGGTATTAAACCAGCTCAGCCTGGCAGTCACGGTGTCATCGGGCCTGTTAATGATGGTATCTCTGGTGGTGGGTGAATTTTCCACCGGTGGCTGGTCCGCTTATCCGCCCTACACCGGGGCGGATTTCAGCCCCGGAGTTGGCCCGGACTATTGGATCTGGGCTATCGTATTTTCCGGAGCAGGCACCACCCTTACAGGAATTAATTTCACTGTGACCATCTTGAAATGTCGCTGCCCCGGGATGCGGCCTTTTCGTATGCCAATGTTCTGCTGGACGGCGTTGTGCTCTTCTATTTTGATGATTTTTGCCCTGCCACCACTCAGTGTGGCAGCACTGATGCTGGGCCTGGATCGATATCTGGATTTTCATTTTTTCACCAACGATCTCGGTGGAAATATGATGAATTATGCCAATCTGTTTTGGCTCTTCGGGCATCCAGAGGTCTACCTGCTTGTGTTGCCTGCTTACGGTGTGTTTTCGGAAGTCTTCTCTACTTTTTCCGCAAAGAGACTTTACGGGTATAAATCTCTGGTTTTTGCTACAGCAAGTATTGCAGTATTGAGCTTTACTGTGTGGTTGCACCACTTTTTTACCATGGGGCAGAGCCCCACGATCAATATCGTTTTCGGTATTGCGACTATGCTGATTGCGGTACCCACCGGTGTTAAAGTCTATGATTGGATGGCGACTATGTACCGGGGGCGGATTCGCTTTACAGCCCCGATGATTTACGCCATTGGATTTCTGATTTTGTTTGTGATTGGAGGTTTGACGGGCGTCATCCTGGCTAATCCAACTGTGGATTTCCAAGTGCATAATACTTTGTTTCTGGTGGCGCATTTCCACAATGTACTGATTCCCGGTGTGTTGTTTGGTCTTCTCGCCGGATACAATTACTGGTTTCCGAAAGCGTTCGGATTCCGTCTCAATGACAAGTTGGGGCGGCTGTCAGCATTTCTTTGGATTGCCGGTTTTATGATGACCTTTTTTCCTCTGTACGGAGCCGGGCTGCTCGGCATGCCGCGGCGCTCCTTCAGTTATATGGACCTGACCTTCAAACCTTTTATGGTCGTGGCCTTTATTGGTGCGATGGTGATTCTCGCTGCACTAATTACTATTGTGGTGCAATTGATCGTGAGCGTGCGCAACAGAAATCAAAACCGGGTGCCCGTGGGTGACCCTTGGGACGGCCGCTCTCTGGAATGGTCGATTCCGGCACCGGCGCCATCCTATAATTTTGCTCAATTGCCTCGGGTAACGGAACGGGATGCATTTACCGAGGCTAAAGAACAGGGATACGCCTATCAGCCACCAAAAGTATATCGAGATATTGAGCTTCCGAAAAACAATCCTCTGGGCTTTATTCTGTGTGTGGCCAGTGGCGTCCTGATGTTTGCTTTGGTTTGGTATATATGGTGGCTGGCCCTGGTCTCTGCGTTGGTGATACTTAGCGCAGTGATCGCTTCCTCTTTTCGCTGGGAATCCGAGCGGGTTATTCTGGCAAGCGAGCTCCAGTCAGATACGGAACGATGGTTGGGATTGGTGAAACGGAGCCAGGCGGTGGACAGGGACCTGGAAAATACCCCGCAAAACACAGGTTATGCCAAGTTGGAGCATTAG
- a CDS encoding OmpW/AlkL family protein translates to MKMTRILIPVMTPLALAISSVASAGPAGYAPPPPPTQEIKFRIGGAYVSPNSDYVTFSDAELIWPGDIFDWGAFRANVDPDEEWGWFISGEWKPMDHFSVSLSYTDGDRHDGGNRRPWLRRFNNRDFFGRHRGDFARWEPEFTALYLNWYPLDPSCLVQPYMGVGINYTDFSDEDLRDWGWVDPVTEIFLPFSGDLSLGYSWGYSWQIGVDFNFGHDSSWLINVAAVFYDVDTDIEVSTFFTDATTGDLYFHRFGGDYLYDPWSFNIGVGYKFDFHW, encoded by the coding sequence ATGAAGATGACGCGTATTTTAATCCCTGTAATGACGCCCCTCGCCTTAGCAATCTCTAGTGTCGCTTCGGCAGGACCCGCTGGCTATGCCCCACCGCCGCCGCCCACCCAGGAAATTAAGTTTCGTATTGGCGGAGCCTATGTCTCACCAAATTCCGACTATGTCACCTTTTCTGATGCAGAGCTCATCTGGCCGGGAGATATATTTGACTGGGGTGCTTTTCGTGCCAATGTGGACCCGGATGAGGAGTGGGGCTGGTTTATTAGCGGCGAATGGAAACCAATGGATCACTTCAGTGTATCGTTAAGCTACACCGATGGAGATCGCCACGATGGAGGCAATCGCAGACCCTGGCTTCGCCGCTTTAACAATAGAGACTTTTTTGGCCGCCATCGCGGCGACTTTGCCCGCTGGGAGCCCGAATTTACGGCGCTATATCTCAACTGGTATCCTTTGGATCCCAGTTGCTTAGTGCAGCCTTACATGGGGGTCGGTATAAATTATACCGACTTCAGTGACGAGGACCTCAGGGACTGGGGGTGGGTCGACCCGGTAACCGAAATATTCCTCCCCTTTTCTGGCGACCTGAGCCTGGGATACAGCTGGGGATACTCCTGGCAGATTGGTGTTGACTTCAACTTTGGTCATGACAGCAGCTGGTTAATTAATGTTGCTGCTGTCTTTTACGACGTAGATACTGATATTGAAGTAAGTACCTTCTTTACCGATGCCACCACAGGGGATCTCTATTTCCACCGATTCGGCGGTGATTATCTCTATGATCCCTGGTCATTTAATATAGGTGTTGGCTACAAGTTTGATTTCCACTGGTAA
- a CDS encoding nitroreductase family protein has protein sequence MDALTALHNRVSTGKLTDPAPTEGQRQNLFRAALRAADHACLRPWRFLLVEGEARRRLGRIFLQAAEQAEVATLTDTQRQRTLDMPLRAPLIIIAITRLQEHPKVPYLEQHMSTAAAVQAMLTAAYAEGVGAYWRTGPLAGNPLVAEGLGLAENERIDGFIYCGTPESAPRQAPNLQVDAFFSYWSAH, from the coding sequence ATGGATGCCCTGACAGCCCTGCATAATAGAGTTTCAACAGGCAAGCTTACTGACCCTGCGCCAACTGAAGGACAGCGACAAAACCTCTTTCGTGCTGCCTTGCGTGCGGCGGATCACGCCTGTCTGCGTCCCTGGCGATTCCTGCTGGTGGAAGGGGAGGCGCGCAGGCGCCTGGGACGGATTTTTCTGCAGGCAGCGGAGCAGGCAGAGGTCGCAACCCTGACGGACACCCAGCGCCAGCGCACCCTGGATATGCCTTTACGCGCGCCTTTGATCATCATTGCCATTACCCGCCTGCAGGAGCACCCAAAGGTGCCCTATCTCGAACAGCATATGTCCACGGCTGCTGCCGTACAGGCCATGCTCACCGCTGCCTACGCCGAAGGTGTGGGCGCTTATTGGCGTACCGGGCCATTGGCCGGCAATCCCCTGGTTGCCGAGGGGCTTGGACTGGCCGAGAATGAGAGAATTGACGGCTTTATCTACTGTGGTACTCCCGAAAGTGCCCCCCGCCAGGCACCGAATCTACAGGTAGATGCATTTTTTTCATATTGGAGTGCGCATTAG
- a CDS encoding heme ABC transporter permease, translated as MAWQWFHRLGSPRWFYQKTGAWLPWLAFASAVLLTVGSIWGLGFAPQDAKQGNSYRIIFVHVPAAFLALAGYYLMAISGAIGLVWKMKLAFAVMRAAAPIGAVLTFIALFTGAVWGKPTWGAYWVWDARITSMLILLFLYIGVMALSQAVSREQVADRACALLALVGTVNIPIIYKSVDWWFTLHQPATLRLTEASSIDPSMFYPLLTVIIGFYCMYAWTLLMHTRTLLLRREIRTKWAQQELTEGK; from the coding sequence TTGGCTTGGCAATGGTTTCACCGCTTGGGTTCACCGCGCTGGTTTTATCAAAAGACAGGTGCCTGGTTGCCCTGGCTGGCGTTCGCCAGTGCAGTGTTACTAACTGTTGGCAGTATCTGGGGTCTCGGTTTTGCACCGCAGGATGCCAAACAGGGTAATAGCTATCGTATTATTTTTGTCCATGTGCCGGCGGCCTTTCTCGCCCTGGCCGGTTACTACCTTATGGCGATCAGTGGTGCCATTGGCTTGGTCTGGAAGATGAAGCTTGCTTTTGCAGTGATGCGGGCGGCAGCACCCATCGGTGCAGTGCTGACGTTTATCGCACTCTTTACCGGTGCCGTTTGGGGTAAGCCCACCTGGGGCGCCTACTGGGTGTGGGATGCCCGCATCACCTCCATGCTTATTTTGCTGTTTCTGTATATCGGGGTGATGGCCTTGTCCCAGGCCGTAAGCCGGGAACAGGTTGCCGACAGGGCCTGTGCGCTGCTGGCCTTGGTAGGTACGGTAAATATTCCGATTATCTACAAATCCGTTGACTGGTGGTTTACCCTGCACCAACCTGCCACTCTCCGTTTGACAGAGGCCAGCAGTATTGACCCGAGCATGTTCTACCCGCTGCTGACTGTGATTATCGGATTCTATTGTATGTACGCCTGGACCTTGCTTATGCACACCCGCACCTTGCTGTTGCGCCGGGAGATTCGTACCAAGTGGGCTCAACAGGAACTGACTGAGGGCAAGTAA
- the hdeA gene encoding acid-activated periplasmic chaperone HdeA, which yields MKSKQYILPLVIVSLTASAAVFAETHSKKSAKEWTCADFLAIDDEFKPKAVYWAAAFSKRGQEEGDILDIEGTEKVTPMIITACTKAPNDSFWTKFKEEWHKMGGHHDKKKSDKMMNMQKNNGNGNNSGSNGNNTMQ from the coding sequence GTGAAAAGCAAGCAGTACATCCTTCCCTTAGTAATTGTCAGTCTTACTGCTTCTGCAGCTGTGTTTGCGGAAACCCATTCCAAGAAGTCGGCAAAGGAGTGGACTTGTGCGGACTTTCTGGCAATTGATGACGAGTTTAAGCCCAAGGCTGTCTACTGGGCTGCGGCTTTCTCAAAGCGCGGCCAGGAAGAGGGTGATATCTTGGATATTGAAGGTACAGAAAAGGTGACCCCGATGATTATCACCGCTTGTACCAAGGCGCCAAATGATTCTTTCTGGACCAAGTTCAAGGAAGAATGGCACAAGATGGGAGGTCATCACGATAAGAAAAAATCTGACAAGATGATGAACATGCAAAAGAACAACGGTAACGGCAATAATAGTGGGTCTAACGGCAACAACACGATGCAGTAG
- the ccmA gene encoding cytochrome c biogenesis heme-transporting ATPase CcmA, protein MSVTSKSPVVLQVRDLACDRDGRRLFEGLDFSLCTGAAIQIKGANGAGKTTLLRTLVGIVSDFRGEILWCGSSFPSALPAMRGSLLYIGHRGGVRGSLTPLENLLWYGATRESALWALDCVDLSGFEGSLCYSLSAGENRRVALARLFLPQTPRLWILDEPFTALDAVGVAILEQQMAAHLGFGGSILLTSHQCLSLERLVSVDLSDFVVDESLVAMEAEHVFS, encoded by the coding sequence ATGTCTGTGACCTCCAAGTCCCCAGTGGTATTGCAAGTTCGCGATCTGGCCTGTGATAGGGATGGTCGGCGCTTGTTTGAGGGCCTGGATTTCTCGCTGTGCACGGGTGCTGCGATTCAGATCAAAGGTGCCAATGGCGCGGGCAAAACGACTCTGCTGCGTACCCTGGTAGGCATTGTCAGTGATTTCCGTGGTGAGATTCTGTGGTGTGGCAGTTCCTTCCCAAGCGCGCTTCCTGCTATGCGTGGATCGCTGCTGTATATCGGGCATCGGGGGGGAGTGCGTGGCAGCCTGACACCTCTGGAGAACCTGCTCTGGTATGGTGCGACCCGAGAGTCAGCACTTTGGGCGCTGGATTGTGTGGACCTGAGTGGGTTCGAAGGCAGTCTGTGTTACAGCCTGTCCGCGGGAGAGAATCGCCGAGTAGCGCTTGCGCGCCTTTTCTTGCCTCAGACTCCGCGCCTGTGGATTCTAGATGAGCCTTTCACTGCGCTCGATGCCGTCGGGGTGGCGATATTGGAACAGCAGATGGCTGCCCATTTGGGTTTCGGCGGCTCCATCCTGCTCACCTCCCACCAGTGCTTATCTCTCGAGAGGCTCGTTTCTGTTGATTTGTCTGACTTTGTGGTCGATGAATCTTTGGTGGCGATGGAGGCAGAACATGTCTTCAGTTGA